In one Prosthecochloris aestuarii DSM 271 genomic region, the following are encoded:
- a CDS encoding M48 family metallopeptidase: MNVFGVIIFSTLFFTFLLRIVANVVNLRFAGAGLPDEFKGVFDGKAYEKSQRYLRKNTAFSMVSGGFDLAVLLIFWFSGGFGAIDTVVRGFGQSSIVTGLLFFGVLLLFQSLISLPFTLYRIFVIEEKFGFNKTTPSTFIVDTLKSVVLGVTLGGPVLAALLWFFEYTGAMAWLWAWAGITFFSLLLQYAAPSLIMPLFNRFTPLEDGELKSAIMRYAKSVGFPLEGIYVIDGSRRSSKANAFFTGFGRQKRIALFDTLIEQHSVEELVAVLAHEIGHYKKKHILISMVLNALNTGVIFFLLSVFMNNRLLFDAFYVQETSVYASLVFFFLLYSPIEFLLSIVLQMLSRKHEFEADYYAATTYSNGGALVDALKKLSRSSLSNLTPHPFYVFLNYSHPPVLERIRRITNVTS, from the coding sequence ATGAATGTTTTTGGTGTTATTATTTTCTCAACCCTTTTTTTTACTTTTCTGCTCAGAATTGTTGCCAATGTTGTCAACCTTCGCTTCGCAGGAGCGGGACTTCCTGATGAGTTCAAGGGTGTTTTCGATGGGAAAGCCTATGAGAAGTCTCAGCGTTATCTTCGTAAGAACACTGCTTTTTCGATGGTGAGCGGTGGTTTTGATCTGGCGGTTCTTCTGATTTTCTGGTTTTCAGGTGGTTTTGGCGCTATCGATACCGTTGTAAGAGGTTTTGGTCAGTCCTCGATCGTAACCGGTCTTCTGTTTTTCGGAGTGCTGCTGCTTTTTCAGAGCCTGATCTCTCTCCCTTTTACGCTCTACAGAATATTTGTGATCGAAGAGAAATTCGGTTTTAATAAAACGACTCCCTCGACGTTTATCGTCGATACCCTCAAATCGGTTGTTCTTGGTGTGACGCTTGGCGGTCCGGTGCTTGCCGCTCTGCTCTGGTTTTTCGAGTACACGGGGGCTATGGCCTGGCTCTGGGCCTGGGCGGGAATAACTTTTTTCAGCCTCCTGCTTCAGTATGCGGCACCTTCTCTCATCATGCCTCTTTTCAATCGTTTTACGCCGCTTGAGGACGGAGAACTCAAGTCTGCTATCATGCGCTACGCCAAAAGCGTCGGGTTTCCTCTTGAGGGGATTTATGTGATTGACGGCTCGAGGCGCTCCTCCAAAGCCAACGCATTTTTTACCGGATTTGGCCGCCAGAAACGTATTGCTCTCTTCGATACGCTCATCGAACAGCACAGTGTCGAGGAACTTGTCGCTGTACTTGCTCATGAGATCGGACATTACAAAAAAAAGCACATTCTTATTTCCATGGTGCTTAATGCGCTCAATACAGGCGTCATATTTTTTCTCCTCTCGGTCTTTATGAACAACCGCCTGCTGTTTGACGCCTTTTATGTGCAGGAGACATCGGTCTATGCCAGTCTCGTCTTTTTTTTCCTCCTCTATAGTCCGATTGAGTTTTTATTGTCTATCGTTTTGCAGATGCTTTCGAGAAAGCATGAATTCGAAGCAGATTACTATGCTGCAACCACCTATAGCAATGGAGGCGCTCTGGTTGATGCTTTGAAAAAACTCTCGCGCAGCAGCCTGTCGAACCTTACGCCTCACCCTTTCTATGTGTTTCTCAATTATTCACATCCGCCCGTTCTGGAGCGGATACGTCGCATCACGAACGTTACCTCATAA
- a CDS encoding Na/Pi symporter produces MSVTTDVSIESETSHFSKKLVGQWIVVLGLIYLLLVAVSTISGGFKSATGDNARQLFEFARNPVTGLVIGTIATALIQSSSTVTSIIVGLVAGGLPVGLAIPMVMGANIGTTITNTIVSLGHVREREEFKRAYAAATIHDFFNLLCVVLLLPLELMTGFLSRSGYALASMMSGSGSLSIKEFNVVKPIIQPALYFFQDIVLAGMPKVATGVFMILIGVIMIFVVITLLGKLLKSLMVGKAKEILHKSVGRGPFSGLLSGILLTVLVQSSSTTTSLIVPLAGNGVFSLRQVYPFTLGANIGTCITALLAATAITGGNAVLALQIAFVHLLYNMTGVIIIYGIPFLRNLPLYAAEHLAESTVKNKLYALAYIFGVFFLIPGVLIALSNWLGL; encoded by the coding sequence ATGAGTGTAACTACTGATGTTAGTATAGAGTCTGAGACCTCTCATTTCTCAAAAAAGCTTGTTGGACAGTGGATTGTTGTTCTTGGTCTTATCTACCTTCTGCTTGTGGCGGTTTCGACGATCAGCGGAGGCTTCAAGTCGGCCACCGGAGATAACGCCCGTCAACTTTTTGAGTTTGCCCGCAATCCTGTCACCGGGCTGGTGATAGGGACCATTGCAACGGCACTTATTCAGTCTTCGAGTACGGTTACGTCGATTATCGTCGGCCTTGTTGCCGGCGGGCTTCCTGTCGGTCTGGCTATCCCGATGGTCATGGGGGCCAATATCGGGACGACGATTACCAATACCATCGTCAGTCTGGGGCATGTGCGTGAAAGAGAAGAGTTTAAACGGGCATATGCTGCAGCGACCATTCACGATTTTTTCAATCTGCTGTGTGTCGTGCTTCTGCTCCCTCTGGAACTGATGACCGGTTTTCTCAGCAGAAGCGGCTATGCTCTGGCCAGCATGATGTCCGGAAGCGGCTCCCTGTCGATCAAGGAGTTCAACGTTGTCAAGCCGATTATACAACCGGCGCTTTATTTCTTTCAGGATATCGTGCTGGCAGGAATGCCGAAGGTTGCGACCGGTGTGTTTATGATCCTTATCGGCGTGATCATGATTTTTGTCGTCATTACGCTTCTCGGGAAATTGCTCAAGTCCCTGATGGTCGGTAAAGCCAAAGAGATTCTGCACAAATCGGTTGGGCGCGGGCCTTTTTCAGGTCTGTTATCCGGCATTCTTCTTACGGTTCTCGTTCAGTCCTCGTCGACGACGACGAGTCTGATTGTGCCGTTAGCGGGCAACGGGGTTTTTTCTCTCAGGCAGGTCTATCCGTTCACACTTGGTGCCAACATCGGCACCTGTATTACCGCTCTTCTGGCTGCCACGGCGATAACCGGAGGCAACGCCGTCCTGGCCTTGCAGATCGCTTTTGTGCACCTGCTCTATAATATGACCGGGGTGATCATTATTTATGGTATTCCTTTTCTTCGTAACCTTCCGCTTTATGCGGCTGAGCACCTGGCTGAGTCAACGGTGAAAAACAAACTGTATGCTCTTGCCTATATTTTTGGGGTCTTTTTTCTTATACCCGGGGTTCTTATCGCTTTGAGCAACTGGTTGGGGTTGTAG
- a CDS encoding carbon-nitrogen hydrolase → MRSDQVRIALVQMSCTSEPETNLDAACSRIMDAAEKGARIVCLQELFTSLYFCQEESYEPFSLAEPVPGPSTGVLQKLAAELEVVIVASLFEQRARGLYHNTAAVIDADGSYLGKYRKMHIPDDPGFYEKFYFTPGDLGYRVFKTRYATIGVLICWDQWYPEAARLTALKGAEILLYPTAIGWATGESSAEVRRSQLDAWQTIQRSHAIANGVYVAAANRVGVEGDLQFWGSSFVCDPFGQMMTVGDSTDEALLLADCDLSGIGFYRSHWPFLRDRRIESYGEIVQRYLD, encoded by the coding sequence ATGCGTTCCGATCAAGTGCGAATAGCCCTGGTTCAGATGAGCTGTACTTCAGAGCCTGAAACAAATCTCGATGCCGCCTGCAGTCGGATCATGGATGCGGCTGAAAAGGGAGCCAGGATCGTCTGTTTGCAGGAGTTGTTCACCTCTCTGTATTTCTGCCAGGAGGAGTCCTATGAGCCATTCAGTCTCGCTGAACCCGTTCCCGGTCCTTCAACGGGAGTCTTGCAGAAACTTGCGGCTGAACTGGAAGTTGTTATCGTTGCTTCATTGTTTGAACAGCGTGCGCGTGGTTTGTACCACAATACAGCTGCGGTCATCGATGCCGACGGTTCGTACCTCGGGAAATACCGTAAAATGCATATTCCTGATGATCCGGGTTTTTATGAAAAGTTTTATTTCACGCCCGGTGATCTTGGCTATCGCGTCTTTAAGACCCGTTATGCAACGATAGGCGTTCTCATCTGCTGGGACCAGTGGTATCCTGAAGCAGCCCGTCTGACGGCGCTGAAAGGGGCTGAGATTCTGTTGTATCCTACCGCGATAGGCTGGGCAACAGGTGAATCTTCAGCCGAGGTCCGTCGTTCACAGCTTGATGCCTGGCAGACCATACAGCGAAGCCATGCCATCGCCAACGGGGTCTATGTCGCTGCGGCAAACAGGGTTGGTGTCGAAGGCGATCTGCAGTTTTGGGGGAGCAGCTTTGTCTGCGATCCTTTTGGTCAGATGATGACAGTGGGGGACAGTACGGATGAGGCTCTGCTGCTTGCTGACTGCGATCTTTCCGGGATCGGTTTCTACCGTTCTCATTGGCCGTTTCTTCGTGACAGGCGAATAGAGAGTTATGGCGAGATTGTTCAGAGATATCTGGATTGA
- a CDS encoding 1,4-dihydroxy-2-naphthoate polyprenyltransferase, whose protein sequence is MTMQSDHSSTVPSHYQAWMMAVRPKTLPAGAVPVLLGTALAYTDGFFRPLPALVALICALGIQIATNFINEIYDFRKGADSGERLGPTRTVAAGLITEKTMIAASVSLLVSVFLLGLYLVWIGGWVILAIGLFSMLFAWAYTGGPYPIAYSGLGDLFVFIFFGLVAVGGTYFVQAREVTFPVMTAAIAPGVFSVNILLCNNIRDIETDRKVGKMTLPARIGGANARQLYFGLTLVAYFVPIWMWMTGYSSMVMLSWLSLPLALVQVRKLFKSEGRALNDVLAATGKVMTLHALLLSAGLLLTTILAF, encoded by the coding sequence ATGACCATGCAGTCAGATCATTCTTCCACTGTTCCTTCGCATTATCAGGCCTGGATGATGGCGGTGCGCCCCAAAACGCTTCCTGCAGGAGCGGTTCCCGTTCTTCTCGGCACAGCTCTTGCCTACACTGATGGCTTTTTTCGTCCCCTTCCTGCGCTGGTTGCGCTGATCTGCGCTCTGGGAATCCAGATCGCGACCAATTTCATCAATGAAATCTATGACTTTCGCAAGGGGGCCGATAGCGGCGAGCGTCTCGGTCCAACAAGGACGGTCGCTGCCGGTCTCATTACCGAGAAAACCATGATCGCGGCTTCGGTGAGTCTTCTTGTATCGGTTTTTCTGCTCGGACTCTATCTCGTCTGGATTGGCGGATGGGTTATTCTCGCTATTGGTCTCTTTTCCATGCTTTTTGCCTGGGCCTATACCGGAGGGCCCTACCCGATAGCCTATTCAGGGCTCGGTGATCTTTTTGTTTTTATTTTTTTCGGCCTTGTCGCTGTCGGTGGAACCTATTTCGTTCAGGCTCGGGAGGTGACCTTTCCGGTTATGACGGCAGCTATTGCTCCCGGTGTTTTTTCAGTCAATATTCTGCTTTGTAACAATATTCGAGATATTGAAACCGACCGTAAGGTCGGAAAGATGACCCTTCCGGCAAGAATCGGCGGGGCCAATGCAAGGCAGCTCTACTTCGGGCTGACACTGGTTGCGTATTTTGTGCCGATATGGATGTGGATGACAGGTTATTCATCAATGGTGATGCTTTCATGGCTCTCTCTTCCTCTTGCGCTGGTTCAGGTCCGCAAGCTTTTCAAGAGCGAAGGCCGGGCTCTGAACGATGTCCTTGCCGCTACAGGCAAGGTTATGACCCTCCACGCTCTTTTGCTTTCGGCAGGATTGCTTTTAACAACGATTTTAGCGTTTTAA
- a CDS encoding NAD(P)/FAD-dependent oxidoreductase, whose product MSNNGVNALPATGDLCDLTIVGGGPTGIFAAFQCGMNNMSCRIIESMPQLGGQLTALYPEKHIYDVAAFNEVQASGLVDSLWTQAGRYNPEVVLNDQAVSFKKLDDGSFVVMSAAGASFRSRALLIAAGLGAFTPRTLPQLGDVSHLEGSSLFYSVTSRNDFEGKRVVIVGGGDSALDWTMGLLPLAERVTVVHRMASFQGHGKTAHEVLDAREDGKIEVHFNTEVASLETSGSCLRRVCTRSKSGHEEVIDADCLLLLIGFKSNLGPIAQWGLELQDNAIVVDNQMKTSVDGLYAAGDIASYPGKLKIIQTGLSDATMAVRHSLSYIKPGEKIRHQFSSVKMAKEKK is encoded by the coding sequence ATGAGTAATAACGGAGTGAACGCTCTACCTGCTACGGGTGACCTGTGTGACCTTACTATTGTTGGTGGCGGTCCTACTGGTATTTTTGCGGCTTTTCAGTGCGGCATGAACAATATGTCCTGCCGCATTATCGAGAGTATGCCGCAACTTGGCGGACAGTTGACTGCATTGTATCCGGAAAAGCATATTTATGATGTCGCTGCCTTTAACGAGGTCCAGGCATCAGGCCTTGTCGACAGTCTCTGGACGCAGGCCGGGCGTTATAATCCGGAAGTTGTACTCAATGATCAGGCAGTTTCGTTCAAGAAGCTTGACGATGGCAGTTTTGTTGTCATGAGCGCCGCAGGGGCTTCTTTTCGCTCCCGAGCACTTCTGATTGCTGCCGGACTTGGTGCTTTTACCCCCCGGACGCTTCCGCAGCTTGGCGATGTTTCGCATCTGGAAGGTTCGTCGCTTTTTTATTCGGTTACAAGCAGGAATGATTTCGAAGGAAAGCGGGTGGTGATCGTCGGTGGTGGTGATTCAGCGCTTGACTGGACTATGGGTTTGCTTCCTCTGGCTGAACGTGTCACCGTTGTTCACCGGATGGCATCGTTCCAGGGACACGGTAAGACGGCGCACGAGGTGCTCGATGCACGAGAGGATGGAAAAATAGAGGTACATTTCAATACTGAGGTTGCTTCTCTGGAGACCAGCGGCTCGTGCCTTCGCAGGGTCTGTACCCGTTCGAAAAGTGGTCACGAGGAGGTCATCGATGCCGATTGCCTGCTTCTCCTTATCGGATTTAAATCCAATCTCGGACCGATTGCTCAATGGGGTCTGGAACTGCAGGATAACGCTATTGTCGTCGATAATCAGATGAAAACCTCTGTCGACGGCTTGTATGCTGCAGGCGATATCGCGTCGTATCCCGGCAAGCTTAAAATTATTCAGACTGGATTGAGCGATGCGACAATGGCTGTTCGGCACAGTCTCAGTTATATTAAACCTGGTGAGAAAATCCGGCATCAGTTCAGCAGTGTCAAGATGGCCAAAGAGAAAAAATAA
- the hisF gene encoding imidazole glycerol phosphate synthase subunit HisF, whose amino-acid sequence MLAKRIIPCLDVRDGRVVKGINFEGLRDAGSILEQARFYNGELADELVFLDISASLESRKTTLGEVLKVSEEVFIPLTVGGGISSVERAHDAFMHGADKVSVNTAAIATPELISRIAEKFGSQAVVVAIDVKKVGNDYIVHTHSGKKPTQYEAMEWAHKVEKLGAGEILLTSMDRDGTKSGYDNVILKAISTSVNIPVIASGGAGNLEHLYQGFAEGHADAALAASIFHFRQYSIREAKTYLRERGIVVRL is encoded by the coding sequence ATGTTAGCCAAGCGAATTATTCCATGCCTCGACGTCCGTGATGGGCGAGTTGTCAAAGGTATCAACTTTGAAGGTCTGCGTGACGCAGGCTCAATTCTTGAACAGGCACGCTTCTATAACGGCGAACTGGCTGACGAACTCGTCTTTCTCGATATCTCTGCCTCTCTGGAATCGCGTAAAACAACCCTTGGAGAGGTCCTGAAAGTTTCTGAAGAGGTTTTCATCCCACTTACCGTCGGGGGAGGGATCAGTTCGGTTGAGCGCGCGCATGACGCATTCATGCATGGCGCAGATAAAGTCTCGGTCAATACCGCAGCAATAGCAACGCCTGAGCTTATATCCAGAATTGCAGAAAAGTTCGGTTCCCAGGCTGTGGTCGTTGCCATCGACGTCAAAAAAGTCGGAAACGATTACATCGTCCACACCCATTCAGGCAAAAAGCCAACGCAATATGAAGCCATGGAATGGGCGCACAAAGTCGAAAAACTCGGTGCAGGCGAAATCCTGCTCACCAGCATGGACCGCGACGGAACCAAGTCAGGCTACGATAATGTTATCCTCAAGGCCATCTCGACATCCGTCAATATACCCGTCATCGCCTCAGGCGGCGCGGGAAATCTCGAGCACCTCTATCAGGGCTTCGCCGAAGGCCACGCCGACGCAGCGCTGGCCGCCTCAATCTTCCACTTCCGCCAGTACTCCATCCGGGAGGCTAAAACATATCTGAGAGAACGCGGAATTGTGGTGAGACTGTAA
- a CDS encoding CIA30 family protein, whose translation MEQQRKVICDFTTPPILRWQSVNDVVMGGVSDSLMQLSEDGFGIFSGYLSLENNGGFASVRTALPENDFSGSTGFFLRVRGDGHRYSFRLRTDLLFDGVVYKQDFDTIPGQWVDRELLFENFIPSFRGRPVPDAPPIDPSALYQIGLLISNKQEGAFRLEVKMIGIIRNC comes from the coding sequence ATGGAGCAACAACGAAAGGTTATCTGTGATTTTACCACGCCCCCCATATTGCGCTGGCAGAGTGTGAACGATGTGGTCATGGGCGGAGTGTCCGATAGCCTGATGCAGCTATCGGAGGACGGATTCGGGATTTTTTCCGGGTATCTCTCCCTTGAGAATAACGGCGGGTTTGCTTCGGTCCGTACCGCGCTTCCCGAAAATGACTTCAGCGGTTCAACCGGTTTTTTTCTGCGTGTTCGCGGAGACGGACACCGCTACAGTTTCCGCCTTCGAACTGACCTGCTCTTCGATGGCGTTGTCTATAAACAGGACTTCGATACCATCCCCGGTCAATGGGTCGATAGAGAGCTTCTCTTCGAGAATTTTATTCCCTCATTCCGCGGTCGCCCGGTTCCCGACGCTCCGCCAATCGACCCATCGGCTCTTTATCAGATAGGACTGCTCATATCCAACAAACAGGAAGGGGCCTTCAGGCTGGAGGTGAAGATGATAGGGATTATCCGCAATTGTTAA
- a CDS encoding YqhA family protein: MKRLFASSRYLVIIGVIGAFAAAISLFIYGGALTIQEIMQVVQSGAVSSKGGKGLMLAFIEIADIFLLGTVMYIISLGLYELFIDDTINLPEWLAIHTLDDLKHKLVGVIVVVMGVVFLGHVIKWHGEQEIAYYGAAIAFVVAALTYFTSQKKAKH; the protein is encoded by the coding sequence ATGAAGCGTCTTTTTGCCTCAAGCAGATACCTGGTTATTATCGGTGTTATCGGTGCATTTGCCGCTGCAATCTCTCTTTTCATCTATGGCGGAGCTCTTACCATCCAGGAAATCATGCAGGTGGTTCAGTCTGGAGCGGTTTCAAGCAAAGGGGGCAAAGGACTGATGCTGGCCTTCATAGAGATTGCCGATATCTTCCTGCTCGGCACGGTGATGTATATCATATCCCTGGGGCTTTACGAGCTCTTTATCGACGACACTATCAATCTTCCGGAGTGGCTCGCCATTCATACGCTCGACGACCTCAAACACAAACTGGTCGGCGTGATCGTCGTGGTGATGGGAGTAGTCTTTCTGGGCCACGTCATCAAGTGGCACGGCGAACAGGAAATTGCCTACTATGGTGCAGCCATAGCCTTCGTTGTCGCCGCGCTAACCTATTTTACCAGCCAGAAAAAAGCAAAACATTGA
- a CDS encoding Rieske (2Fe-2S) protein translates to MGWIKVLDSARTLHESGVMEVNAGGKTIALVNVNGKICALDGICPHEGGPLAKGSIENGYLVCPWHGWEFDPLTGKDRYNPARGVTSFPVEVRGDEVYVEI, encoded by the coding sequence ATGGGATGGATTAAAGTACTCGATAGTGCCCGGACGCTGCATGAGTCCGGAGTAATGGAGGTGAATGCCGGCGGCAAGACCATAGCGCTTGTGAATGTCAATGGCAAAATCTGCGCTCTTGACGGGATTTGTCCCCACGAAGGAGGCCCTTTAGCCAAGGGTTCGATTGAGAATGGCTATCTTGTCTGCCCCTGGCATGGCTGGGAATTTGATCCGTTGACCGGAAAAGACCGCTACAACCCTGCCAGAGGAGTTACCAGCTTTCCTGTAGAGGTAAGGGGTGACGAGGTCTATGTGGAGATATAA
- the corA gene encoding magnesium/cobalt transporter CorA produces MAKFSRNYSRKIGLPAGSLIHLGEKKQDETRISVIDFNEAHVERREVRRIEDCLPYKQSVSTTWINIDGLGEVDVIADAGRIFDINALVLEDILHTGQRPKIEEYENIVFCVLRMISYDEEQQKVSEEQLSLVLGKGVLISFQEKPGDIFNSLRERLVQGKSRIRTKGADYLAYALIDIVIDNYFDVLDKVELKLERLDEELFSDSSIETFREISDLKKELIQLRKSTWPLREIVNSITKNEFSVIDESNLIYFRDVYDHTIHVIDILETLRDMVAAMHDTYMNYVNNRMNEVMKVLTVIATIFIPLTFIAGVYGMNFRYMPELEWRWGYFGALGVMGLIVVGMVLYFKKKKWF; encoded by the coding sequence ATGGCAAAGTTCAGTCGCAACTACTCTCGCAAGATCGGCCTTCCTGCAGGAAGTCTCATTCATCTGGGTGAAAAGAAACAGGATGAAACCCGCATCAGTGTGATCGATTTCAATGAGGCTCATGTTGAGCGCCGGGAGGTCCGTCGAATCGAGGATTGTCTGCCATACAAGCAGAGCGTTTCGACGACATGGATCAATATCGACGGTCTTGGCGAGGTTGATGTGATCGCCGATGCCGGGAGGATTTTCGATATTAACGCTCTCGTTCTGGAAGATATTCTCCATACCGGACAACGTCCTAAAATCGAAGAGTATGAGAATATCGTCTTTTGTGTTCTTCGAATGATATCCTACGATGAAGAGCAGCAGAAGGTTTCAGAGGAGCAGTTGAGCCTGGTGCTTGGCAAGGGTGTTCTTATCTCTTTTCAGGAAAAGCCGGGAGATATTTTCAACTCGCTTCGTGAGCGTCTTGTTCAGGGAAAATCAAGGATTCGCACAAAAGGGGCTGATTATCTGGCATATGCGTTGATCGATATCGTTATCGATAATTATTTTGATGTGCTTGACAAGGTTGAACTCAAGCTCGAACGTCTTGACGAAGAGCTTTTCAGCGATTCTTCCATCGAGACGTTCCGGGAGATCAGCGATCTGAAAAAAGAGCTGATCCAGCTTCGTAAATCCACCTGGCCTCTGCGCGAAATCGTTAATTCAATAACAAAAAACGAGTTCAGCGTCATAGATGAGTCTAATCTCATCTATTTCAGAGATGTCTATGATCACACCATTCATGTGATCGATATTCTCGAAACCTTGCGTGACATGGTGGCGGCAATGCATGATACCTACATGAACTACGTCAATAATCGGATGAACGAGGTCATGAAGGTCCTGACGGTGATAGCAACAATTTTCATTCCCCTGACGTTTATAGCAGGAGTCTATGGTATGAATTTCCGCTATATGCCCGAGCTGGAGTGGCGTTGGGGTTACTTCGGTGCGCTTGGCGTGATGGGACTCATTGTTGTTGGTATGGTGCTCTATTTCAAAAAGAAAAAATGGTTTTAA